The genomic DNA GCCGTAATGGAGGCGATTGGGTTGCGAGTTGCCACGTTGACAATCATGGTTTAATCTCAGTGATCCCTCCCAAACCTGTGTTGAATTCCCACCGAGGTGCCCTGTGAAGTCTATTGCTGCGTTGATCATTCTGTTGCTGGCCAGCGCCGCGGTCGCCGAACAACCGTACTGGAACCAGTTCCGCGGCCCCGATGGCGACGGCAAAACCGCGGCGACAGGGCTGCCGGTCACCTGGAGCGATACCGAAAACGTCGCCTGGAAGACGCCCGTTCACGGCAAGGGATGGTCCTCGCCCGTCGTTTGGGACGACCAGATCTGGATGACGACGGCATCCGAAGATGGCAAGCAGATGTCGGCGGTCTGCGTCGATTTCAACAGTGGCAAAGTCGTGCACGATGTGCCGCTGTTCGAAAACGCCGAACCGCGATACTGCCACCCGCAGAACAGCTACGCCTCGCCAACCCCGGTCGTCGAAGCGGGCCGATTGTACGTCCACTTTGGCAGCTACGGAACCGCGTGTGTCGATACGACCAAAGGTGCCAAGATCTGGGAGCGACGCGATCTGGTCTGCAACCACTGGCGTGCTCCCGGATCGTCGCCGGTCCTACACGGCAACCTATTGATCGTCGCCTACGACGGATACGACAACCAATTTGTGATCGCGTTCGATAAACAGACCGGCGAGACCGCGTGGCAGGTCGACCGAAACATCGAATACGGAACCGACAACGGCGATCACAAGAAGGCGTACAGCACGGCAAAGATCATCCAACACGAAGGCCGATCGGAAATGATCAGCCCCGGCGCTGTCGCCACGATCGCGTACGATCCCGAAACCGGCAAAGAACTGTGGAAGGTTTACCACGGCGGAATGAACGCGGCCCCACGTCCGCTGTTCGCCAACGGTTTGGTCTACATCACTGGCGGCGCGAATGACCTGGGTTTGATCGCCGTCCGTCCCGGCGGCACCGGCGACGTCACCGACTCCCACATCGTCTGGGGCAAGGGGCGTGGAATGCCCAAACGCGGATCGCAGATCATCGTCGACGACCTGATGTTTGCGATCACCGACGACGGGATCGCGATCTGCTTGGACGCCAAGACGGGCGATCAGATCTGGAAGCATCGACTAGGCGGCGACTTCTGGGCCTCGCCGCTGTACGCCGAAGGTCGCATCTACGGCTTCAACAAAGATGGCGACTGCCCCGTGTTCGAAGCGAGCGACAAGTTCAAACTGCTGGCCGACAACAAGCTACCCGAGACGATCTGCGCGTCGCCCGCGGTCGTCGGCAACAGCTTGATCATCCGCACGCAGTCGCACCTGTACCGGATCGAAAAATAGCGGTGGCGCTGCGGTTACTTCAACAGTCGCAGCGTGAAGGGATAGCGATACATCTCTCCTTCGTTCGCAGCCAGGGCGGCCCGGATTGCGAAGTAGACATGGAAGACGACCAGCCCCAGGCCCAACGGAGCTGTCAAAAAGATCCCAAAACCAAAGGTCAGGAAGGTGGCGGCGACCAGCGCGATACCATACAGCATCACCGAGATGTTGAAGTTCAGCGCCTCCTTGCCGTGCGCGTCGACAAACGGCATCTCATCCTTCTTTAGGATCCAAACGATCAACGGCCCAAAGATGCTGCCCAGACCATTGGCCAGGTAGCCCAAAAGGCCGCACAAATGGCAAGCCATGGCAATCGTGTTCGCATTCATGCTGTGATTCCTCCGTCTGATTCCGTCACCCAAACACCCGACAATCCCGCCGCACCGTGCGGTGCTTCTAATGACAATTCGCCATTGCAGCGACAATCTTGGATGATTGCAGGAAACGGAGCGCTCGCCAACTACTAATAGCAATCTGGCACACCCTCCGACAAATCAGCGATTGACGGACACAGGCCCGCTGTTAGAATCGAGCCCGACATGGGTGCCGAGCGTCGACTTGTGGTCCGTTCGGAGAATAGGGAAAACGGTGCAAATCCGTTGCGGTCCCGCCGCTGTAACCGGGGACGAGGCTTAAATCACTGCCACTGTGACCGATGCGATCACGATGATCGCGGTTGCGGGAAGGCATAAGCCAAGGCTGAACCGGGAGCCAGAAGACCTGCCCAGCTGTCATCGCACAATAGCGTCGTACCCTCGGGGAACAGGGAGCGGACGTGATTTTTTGGTTGCGCTCGCGTTGCAACGGCACTGGCCGGCAATCGTGCGAGCGACGAAAGATCTCGATCTTCGCTCCTGTTCTGCGCCGTAGGGACCGCGAACCGTAGAGCCACCGTGGCAGTCGGCTCGAAAGATCTTTCCATCCATGAAAATGAACAATACGCGCAGCGCCGGCTTCACGCTGGTCGAACTGCTGGTCGTGATCGCAATCATTGGCATCCTCGTCGGATTGCTATTGCCCGCCGTACAACAAGCCCGCGAGGCAGCTCGCCGCATGCAGTGCAAGAACCGGCTGAAACAGATCACTCTGGCACTGCATAATTATGCCGACACCTACCGCGAAACGATGATTCCCTACGTCGTCGAAGATCAAGCGCGGATCAATTACCTGGCGACCTATTCGGGATCGCAAGGCAAGGCGCAGTTCTGGTTCGGAACCGTCGACTACGATCAACCCGATCCGAATCAACAACTCGATTACACCCTAGGCCCCTTGGCTCCGTTCATCGAGACCAGTTACACGTCGTTCCAGTGTCCCGATTTTGGCCCCGGACAGATGGACACGGTGAAATACGGTTTTCCCGCATCGGGCTTTGGCTTCAACGGCCACTACCTTTCGCGATCCTCCGGGATCGATTGGTTGCCGCCGACATACGCCGCGGCCCCCAATCCCGAACCGATGGTCCGTCGTTTTGCTGAAGTCCGTTCGATGAGTGCAACAGTCGCTTTTGCCGACAGCGCCCAAGTCAAACTTGTCTCCTTCTCGCCGCCAGCTTACAGCTTTGAAGAGAACTGGCTGCTGGAGCCTCCCAGCCACAACTTTCCCTCCGTCCACTTCCGTCATCACGGCGCTGCGAACGTTGCCTTCCTGGACGGACACGTCGAATCGCGAGAGCGACACTTTAGGATCGACGTTCCTGGCACCAACTATATGTCAGCAGAACAAGCTGCATTGATCGACGAGAAAAAGCTGGGCTACGTCAGTGAGGGTCACCTGGACGACCCTGCGTTGCAAGACGAACTGTACGACCGCGAGTAGGCGATCCAGTCCGCTGAGTTCCTATTCGCACCCAACGCCTTCCCTGGAAGTTCGATCGATGTTCGCCAAAGTAAAAATCCGCCAAGCTGCCGCCTGCCTATTGCTGCTAACTGCCATCGGCTGCGGCGAGACCGCACCGCCGGTCGCCGAGGTCACTCAATCGGTCTACGTCGACATCGACACGATGCAAGCGGTTGTCGCCGACACCGTCACGCAGACTCCCGCCATCCACCCGGTCACCGGCAAACGGACGCTGCAACCAGCACTCTATTGCCCCAAGTGCGAGCGTTGGCACGCGATCCCATCGGTCGAACAGATCAACCGACAACCCGGCGCCACCCGCTGCCCCAAGACCGGCGCCGAAATGACCGCCGACGGCCCTTTGCCCGAATAGCGTTCGGCGGCCAATGGGCCGCAAAGCGGTCGCATTCGTTCCGCAGGCCGGGCCGAAGGCCAGGCGATTTGCATAGCCCAGGCCAGCGGCCTGGGAACACATCGCGCCCCGGGCACCGCGAGGGCCAACGGCCCGGCGATTTGTTCGCCGATCGATCCGAACGCAGCAAATTGCCGGGCCGTTGGCCCTACCGATCAAATGCTGCGATTGCCATTCCCAGGCCGTTGGCCTGGGCTAGGCAAATTGCTGGAGCTTCGCCCCGCCATACCCAAACCAGGCTCCAAACCCAACCGGACTCCAAACGTTCCGACGGCCATTGGACCGGAGCTCTAGAACCGCGATTGACGGCTGGAGAGGTATTCCGTGAGTGCTTTGTCGAAGGGCATGCTGGTGTCCAGCGGCACGTAATCGACTCGCAACTTGCTGCACCGCTCGCGGTAGCCTTCGCGAAACTCTTCGATCGCTTCCAGGTAATCCTGGCGGATCTCGGTCGCGTCGACGGGCATCTTCTGTCCCGTTTCGGGATCCTCGAATTCGACAGGCCCATCGTAGGGAAAATGGACTTCCGATTCGTCCAAGATGTGAAACAGAATCACATCGTGGCCGGCGTGTCGCAGTTGCGCCAGAGCTCGATAGACCGGTTCGGGATCGCCCAGCAGATCGGAAAAGATCATCAACAGACTGCGGTGCGGCAACATCGCCGCGACGCGGTGCAAGCTGTCGCCGAGGTCGGTCTCTCCTTCGGGCTTCAGCCGCGACAACTGGGCCAACAGATCGGTCACCTGGCTGCGACGACTGCGGGCCGGCAGATTCGCTCGCAACTTGTCGCTGAACGTCAGCAGCCCCACCGGATCCTGCTGCATGATCATTAGATAACAGAGCGAGGCGGCTAGGCAGATCGAATATTCAAACTTCGAAAACTGCTGGCGATGCGTAAACCCCATCGATCGACTAAGGTCCATCATCAGATAGCCGGTCAGATTCGTTTCCGATTCGTATCGTTTGACGTAATACTTGTCGGTCTTGGCGTAGACCAGCCAATCGATCGTCTTGGGGTCGTCCCCTTTGCTGTAGCGGCGATGCTCGCTGAACTCGACCGAAAACCCGTGGTACGGGCTAGCGTGCAGGCCCTGCAAAAAACCGCGAACGACCATCTGAGCGCGTAGATCCAGACGCTTGATCTGGTTCAGAACTTCCGGCTTCAGATAGCTTTCGGCGGACATTGGGTTTCGAACCTAACGGTGGATCATTGAGCGAACTTGGGGGCTTCGGGAACGGGGACGTCTTTGATCAGTCGAGCGACCAAGTCGTCGGTCGTCACCCCTTCGGCCTGGGCCTGGAAGTTCGTGCTGACGCGATGCCGCAGGATCGGAACTGCCACGTGCCGCATATCGTCGATGTCGACGCTGAAGCGTCCATCCATCGCGGCGATCGCTTTGCCACCGTTGATCAGAAACTGACCAGCTCGCGGACCAGCACCCCAGTCGACCATCTCCTTGATGTAATCGGGAGCCGACGGATCGCGAGGCCGCGTGGCGCGGACCAACATCGATGCGTATTTGATCGCATAGGGGCTGACCGCCACGCTTTGAACCAACTTCTGCACATTCAGAATCGCCCGCCCCGACAGGACCTTGTTCGGTACCACGATCTCGCCGCGGGTGGAGTTGGTCAGGATCTGCTCCTCTTCAGCCGCCGACGGATAGTCGACTTTGATGTTGAACATGAAGCGATCCAGTTGAGCTTCGGGCAACGGATACGTTCCCTCTTGCTCGACAGGATTCTGCGTGGCGATCGTAAAAAACGGATCGGGCAGACTGTAAGTCGTATTGCCGACACTGACCTCGCGTTCCTGCATCGCTTGCAGCAGCGCCGCTTGGGTCTTGGGCGGAGTCCGGTTGATCTCGTCGGCCAACAAGACGTTGGTGAAGATCGGGCCTTCCATAAAGCGGAACTCGCGGCGGCCGTTGGGATCCTCTTCCATCACGTTGGTGCCGGTGATGTCCGACGGCATCAGGTCGGGAGTAAACTGGACCCGCTTGAAATCGACGTCCAAGATCTTCGCCAGCGTGCTGACCATCAACGTCTTGGCCAGGCCGGGGACACCTTCGAGCAGACAGTGGCCACGGGTGAAGATCGCCGCCAGCAATTGCTCGACAACCTCGTTCTGCCCCACGATCACCTTGCTCAATTCCTGCCGCATCGTCTGTTGATGCTGAGCGAATTCTCGCAGCACGTCGCCCAGGTTGCGTGGCTTGTTGGTCGGAGTGTTCATGCGGCGTACCTGCCTGAGGGTTGGGTGGTTCCGTTACTCTTTCGCCAGCGACTTGACGAATTCCACAAAGATCTCGATCTGCTTGGGCGATTCGATCCGGTCGATCACGCGGTACAAATGTTTGGCGGTCCCAAGCTGCTTGCCGTCCAACGGAACTCCGCCAGCCAACAGGTCGCCGATCGTGCCGCCGCCGGTCGTCTTCAGCGTCCGCCCGATCTTGCCACCTTGAGTCATCGCCCAAAAAGTGGTCGCGGCGTTGGTGCTGTCGCGATCGGTCGCCACGTCGGATCGAACCGTGTCGCCTTGCAGCGGTCCGTCGCGGAAGTGAAAGATGATCACGCCACCTTCGATTTGATTCACAGTCATATTTATCTGGGCACTTTGCGAACGAGTCTCATGTCGTAGGGGCCGCAAAAGGTTAAAAAGCAGGCCCCGTTTTCGGCGTACTTTTCAAACACCGTCTCTAAAAAGTCGCCTTCTCCCGGCCAAGGGTAGGCGAAGATCAGATCGAAGTCATCCACATACAAACCAATTTCCGGATACACACTATCCTCGGAATGTCCCAGCGAGGGTAGCCCCAGGTCGTCGGCCAGTCGCTCGCTGCCATCGGGCAGAAAGTTTCCGTGCCACAATTCGACCGATGCCTGCAAGTCGGCGATCGTACGCCGCGCTTCGACGATCAGATCGGCTTCGGCTTCGATCCCGATCACGTCCCAGCCCAGTTCGTCCGCCAAGCAGCTGACAACAGCAAATCCGCAGCCCCATTCGCAGAAGCGATTTCCCGAGACGATCCGCTGGCTGCGGATCAGGTCGAGCGACTGGTGGACCAGTTCAAAATCGGAGGCGACAAACTGTTCGATCGGCGCGCGATCCCAACGATCTTGAAAACGCTGGATTCGATCGCTCGCTCGCTGCAGCCAATCGGTCGTCGCCTGCGGGGGCACGCGGTCCAGATCGATCGGCAGGTCGATTTCAATCAGAGGCACAGAGGGGGACTTTCGAAGGTTGCCAGCTTACATATTGGCCAGATAACCGACTGCATCGGTGATCTCGGCGATCGGATCGGCAGCGCCGCTGCGTTGAACCACGACCCAACCTTGATAGTGATGGTTTTCCATGTAGCCAAGGATGTCATGAAAATCGGCCAGTCCTTGCCCTAGCGGAACTTCGATCCCGCGGCCGGCTGCCAGATCTTGAACTCCATCTCGAGCGGTGATCAGACGAATCCGATCGCCCAAAGCACGAAGGGCTTCGCCGGCGGAGAAGCGGTTGATGATCAGATTGCCCGGATTAAAGGCGACCGGCGTAAACGATTCCTCGTTGGCGTCCAACAACCGCAACAGATCCGCCCCCTCTTCGGTTCCCGTTTCGGGAGTCAAGAAGGCGCCGATGTGTGCGCCATAACGATTGATATCATCCAACACACTGCGCAGATGATCCCAAGCGGCGCTTTCGGGATCGCTGGGAACTTGCCCGATTTGGTTGACGACCACATCGGTCCCCAACTGGAACGCCATCCGCAGCGTCTGCTTGGTCGCTTCGACGCGGCGGTCCAGATCGTCGAGGACGTCGTAGCCGCGGCGGGTTTGAAAACGGATCGAACTAATCCGCAAATTCAGATCATCCAGCATCTTCCGGAACTGGCGAACGCCTGTATCGGTTAGTTCGGCTGGACGCAGCTCGGTTCTGGCGTCGATTTCGACAGCACGGGCGCCCATCTTTGCCGCCATAAGCAAAGCTTTCTTAAAGGGCAGGTTCAGAGATCCCAGT from Rosistilla carotiformis includes the following:
- a CDS encoding PQQ-binding-like beta-propeller repeat protein produces the protein MKSIAALIILLLASAAVAEQPYWNQFRGPDGDGKTAATGLPVTWSDTENVAWKTPVHGKGWSSPVVWDDQIWMTTASEDGKQMSAVCVDFNSGKVVHDVPLFENAEPRYCHPQNSYASPTPVVEAGRLYVHFGSYGTACVDTTKGAKIWERRDLVCNHWRAPGSSPVLHGNLLIVAYDGYDNQFVIAFDKQTGETAWQVDRNIEYGTDNGDHKKAYSTAKIIQHEGRSEMISPGAVATIAYDPETGKELWKVYHGGMNAAPRPLFANGLVYITGGANDLGLIAVRPGGTGDVTDSHIVWGKGRGMPKRGSQIIVDDLMFAITDDGIAICLDAKTGDQIWKHRLGGDFWASPLYAEGRIYGFNKDGDCPVFEASDKFKLLADNKLPETICASPAVVGNSLIIRTQSHLYRIEK
- a CDS encoding DUF4870 domain-containing protein — encoded protein: MNANTIAMACHLCGLLGYLANGLGSIFGPLIVWILKKDEMPFVDAHGKEALNFNISVMLYGIALVAATFLTFGFGIFLTAPLGLGLVVFHVYFAIRAALAANEGEMYRYPFTLRLLK
- a CDS encoding DUF1559 family PulG-like putative transporter; the encoded protein is MKMNNTRSAGFTLVELLVVIAIIGILVGLLLPAVQQAREAARRMQCKNRLKQITLALHNYADTYRETMIPYVVEDQARINYLATYSGSQGKAQFWFGTVDYDQPDPNQQLDYTLGPLAPFIETSYTSFQCPDFGPGQMDTVKYGFPASGFGFNGHYLSRSSGIDWLPPTYAAAPNPEPMVRRFAEVRSMSATVAFADSAQVKLVSFSPPAYSFEENWLLEPPSHNFPSVHFRHHGAANVAFLDGHVESRERHFRIDVPGTNYMSAEQAALIDEKKLGYVSEGHLDDPALQDELYDRE
- a CDS encoding DUF58 domain-containing protein — encoded protein: MSAESYLKPEVLNQIKRLDLRAQMVVRGFLQGLHASPYHGFSVEFSEHRRYSKGDDPKTIDWLVYAKTDKYYVKRYESETNLTGYLMMDLSRSMGFTHRQQFSKFEYSICLAASLCYLMIMQQDPVGLLTFSDKLRANLPARSRRSQVTDLLAQLSRLKPEGETDLGDSLHRVAAMLPHRSLLMIFSDLLGDPEPVYRALAQLRHAGHDVILFHILDESEVHFPYDGPVEFEDPETGQKMPVDATEIRQDYLEAIEEFREGYRERCSKLRVDYVPLDTSMPFDKALTEYLSSRQSRF
- a CDS encoding AAA family ATPase is translated as MNTPTNKPRNLGDVLREFAQHQQTMRQELSKVIVGQNEVVEQLLAAIFTRGHCLLEGVPGLAKTLMVSTLAKILDVDFKRVQFTPDLMPSDITGTNVMEEDPNGRREFRFMEGPIFTNVLLADEINRTPPKTQAALLQAMQEREVSVGNTTYSLPDPFFTIATQNPVEQEGTYPLPEAQLDRFMFNIKVDYPSAAEEEQILTNSTRGEIVVPNKVLSGRAILNVQKLVQSVAVSPYAIKYASMLVRATRPRDPSAPDYIKEMVDWGAGPRAGQFLINGGKAIAAMDGRFSVDIDDMRHVAVPILRHRVSTNFQAQAEGVTTDDLVARLIKDVPVPEAPKFAQ
- a CDS encoding methyltransferase domain-containing protein produces the protein MPLIEIDLPIDLDRVPPQATTDWLQRASDRIQRFQDRWDRAPIEQFVASDFELVHQSLDLIRSQRIVSGNRFCEWGCGFAVVSCLADELGWDVIGIEAEADLIVEARRTIADLQASVELWHGNFLPDGSERLADDLGLPSLGHSEDSVYPEIGLYVDDFDLIFAYPWPGEGDFLETVFEKYAENGACFLTFCGPYDMRLVRKVPR
- a CDS encoding sugar phosphate isomerase/epimerase family protein; translated protein: MAAKMGARAVEIDARTELRPAELTDTGVRQFRKMLDDLNLRISSIRFQTRRGYDVLDDLDRRVEATKQTLRMAFQLGTDVVVNQIGQVPSDPESAAWDHLRSVLDDINRYGAHIGAFLTPETGTEEGADLLRLLDANEESFTPVAFNPGNLIINRFSAGEALRALGDRIRLITARDGVQDLAAGRGIEVPLGQGLADFHDILGYMENHHYQGWVVVQRSGAADPIAEITDAVGYLANM